The DNA region GCCAGATCAGGTTTTATCACGAGTCCGCCGATGCTCACCCTGAAAAGTGACACTACTTCATTGCCAAGAGCATGAAACATCCGCTTCACCTGGTGAAATTTTCCTTCATCAAGTCCTACCAGCGCAAAATGATCATCATGAGAAACTCCGCAAACTCTGGCAGGCATGCACACGTCACCGCAATCTATGGCAAGTCCCGATTCAAACGCCTTTTCATATTCCTCAGAGTATTTTTCTGCAAGCCTTACAAGATAGCACTTTGTAAGATGTTTCTTCGGCGAAAGCATACGGTGAGCCAGTCCTCCGTCGTCGGTAAGGAACACGAAACCCTTCGAATCCTTGTCAAGTCTTCCGGCAGGGAAAATGTCCTTGTTCATGAGATCTTCAGGCACAAGCGAAAGCACGGTTTCAGAACGGCCGTCTCTTGTGGAGCACACGTACCCGTCCGGCTTGTTGAGACAGATATACGTGTTCTTCCTCCAGACAAGCTCATGGCCGTCTGCCGTAACGCTGTCCTTTCCTGGGTCTATTTTCAGACCTGCATCGGATACTGTATTTCCGTTCACAGTTACTCTTCCCCTTTTAAGAAGCATTTTTACATCGTTCCTTGAAAACTCTGTTCTGCCGGCAATGAATTTATCCAGTCTTTCCATCATTCTGCCTTTCCCGGACACTGTCCGTCTTTTCGTATATATACTGAAACTGCTGCTCCGTGTTCCGAAGCAGCAGTCTGAGTTCGTTTCTTACTGAAAACCTGATACCCGGCTGACGGGATCCATACCCGCTGCAGCCCGTGAAGTTTTCATGTTATGTATCAGCCCGCAGCAGGTGCAGGTTCCTTTTTCTGTGCCCTGCCGGCAGTTCTGAATGTTTTTTTTCTTATCCATGAGAATAAATACTATCACAATGCCTATACCGGCAACAGCAAGAAGTATTCCCGGTGCAAGTCCTGCAGGGAAGAACGAAAGGCTTACCGTGTGTTCGCCCGGCATAAGTTCAGCGCCGATAAATCCTCCTGCAACGCTTCTTATATCTGTCTTCTTTCCGTCAACTTTCAGTGTCCAGCCCGGTTCATACGGGATAGATGTAAAGAAGACCTGATTTGCAGAAGCAGTAACTGTACCTTCGATCTTTGTATCGGACCAGTTATCGTTTATGTTCCATGTATTCTGATGGAGAAGTTCGATATCCTTCTTGAATTCCTCCTCATCGAAGTAGTAGAAGAACTGGTCTGCCATGTAGGTATAATCGTTGGCTACTGTCACACGTATGCTGAATTCCTTGCCGGCTTCGTATCTGCCGAGTTTTGTGATGCAGTAGTATTCATTTTCGAAGAAATAGTTGATGAAGTTACCGCGGTAATCGTAATCCGAGATGCTTTCATCCCATTTACCGTTCCAGAGATTTACCTTCTTTTCGTATGTTGCCGGGAAGTACACGTAAACCGTGTCACCTGTCTTTGCACGGACAAAGTAGTCAATAGTCCAGTCATTTGTTGTCTTGTCGGCAACGTACTTTGTCTGGTCACCGGCACTTTCAAGGTTTATGCCTGTGTAGCGCGGCTCCTTTGTGAAGTCAAGGCGCTTGAAATACTGTTTGTCCTGACCGGTCATTGCGCTGAGAAGTCTGTTCTGGTTCTCGAACGGGTTGTTGCTGTCGATGGAAGCATTAAGAATATCAGAGCTTACCATGTATCCGATCGGGAGTGCATAAGGGTTTATGTAACGGTCGATCTGTGTTGTCTTTCCGTCAGGATGGGTGGTCACAGTTGATTCCTGGTACTGGTAAAGATCCGATACGGCAGTGTTGTTTGTATCGAGAACATACTTGATACCGAGAAGCGAGTCTGTAAGAGGTGTATTACCCTCATATCTTGTATAGTGTCCGCGGCTTACATAGCCGAGATTTCCGATCGTCTTGATCATTTTCGCATTCATTACCGAGCTTGAGTGAGTGATACCCTTAAGTCCGAATGCAATATCATCGTTTACGGTTCTCTGAAGAGGTGCTGACTTTGCCACCTTTTCAGAACGGTAAAGTCCCGGATCCTTTGCTTCCATGTCTTCCACGGCTGCACGTCCTGCTTCAATGTAATTGTAGTATGAGGAACGCATACTGTAGAGAACATCCTTGTCGATATCCTTGAGAGTATCGAACGTACTCATGAGAAGTTCACCTGAAAGCATAACGCATATGGCGATCGGGATAGCTTTTGAATTTTGGCTTTCCCTGTACGCTGAAATGAGGATCGAGAAGCAGAGAACGCATCCTGCTGTGAACCAGAGGCCGTTGAGAACTTCGATGTTTTCGTACTTGAACACTTTTTCCGCAACAAGCAGATAGAGAAGAATTCCGAAGAATGTACCGCCAACGGTTTCATTCTTTAAGCCGTCGAGCTTTTCAAAGCATTCGGCACCCATGCAGAGGATCACCCATGACATGATGAACGAGTAACGGTAAGGGAGCCAGTTAGGTACCTGACCGCCGTGCCACATCATATCGATCGGCTTTACATACATGCTGAAGAAAAGAACTGCAAGAAGAAGTGCATAACCTGTCTTGCGTCTTTTGCTTATATTCTGGTTCATAAAGAAAAGCGGAAGAAGAAGGATAGCGATCGTACCGCAGTATATTTCAGGCAGGCCTTCGTTTCTTACTGTATCGTAGCTTGAAGGCAGAAGCTTTGAAAGAATGTCGATGGAATCGAACTGAAGGCGAACGGAATAGTCAGGAGTTGAGAACTCAAACTTTCCG from Ruminococcus sp. HUN007 includes:
- a CDS encoding YfhO family protein, which encodes MEKTAKPAPQAKSGVWDKVTKWLYNNRYYIYAFFIPFIIMALAYGLFDVYPIGKWMGTNFENVPRRKIAHDGAVLVLDLNGQYVYYFEALRDALWGKGSIFYNWSRNLSGEFMGIIGYYLASPYTLIVMLLPRTMILESLLLMQLCKLGSIGVTFSYYLQHSKKMKPLNSLIFSTAFALCAYAVIQLMDPMWLDGLILLPMIALGIEYLVDRKARANYIIPLALMFVANFYIGFMLAIFSVIYFLYYNFLGTEKENITVKEHVNTAVRFGYCSAVAGMCAAFMILPVYKALSLGKFEFSTPDYSVRLQFDSIDILSKLLPSSYDTVRNEGLPEIYCGTIAILLLPLFFMNQNISKRRKTGYALLLAVLFFSMYVKPIDMMWHGGQVPNWLPYRYSFIMSWVILCMGAECFEKLDGLKNETVGGTFFGILLYLLVAEKVFKYENIEVLNGLWFTAGCVLCFSILISAYRESQNSKAIPIAICVMLSGELLMSTFDTLKDIDKDVLYSMRSSYYNYIEAGRAAVEDMEAKDPGLYRSEKVAKSAPLQRTVNDDIAFGLKGITHSSSVMNAKMIKTIGNLGYVSRGHYTRYEGNTPLTDSLLGIKYVLDTNNTAVSDLYQYQESTVTTHPDGKTTQIDRYINPYALPIGYMVSSDILNASIDSNNPFENQNRLLSAMTGQDKQYFKRLDFTKEPRYTGINLESAGDQTKYVADKTTNDWTIDYFVRAKTGDTVYVYFPATYEKKVNLWNGKWDESISDYDYRGNFINYFFENEYYCITKLGRYEAGKEFSIRVTVANDYTYMADQFFYYFDEEEFKKDIELLHQNTWNINDNWSDTKIEGTVTASANQVFFTSIPYEPGWTLKVDGKKTDIRSVAGGFIGAELMPGEHTVSLSFFPAGLAPGILLAVAGIGIVIVFILMDKKKNIQNCRQGTEKGTCTCCGLIHNMKTSRAAAGMDPVSRVSGFQ
- a CDS encoding pseudouridine synthase, with translation MMERLDKFIAGRTEFSRNDVKMLLKRGRVTVNGNTVSDAGLKIDPGKDSVTADGHELVWRKNTYICLNKPDGYVCSTRDGRSETVLSLVPEDLMNKDIFPAGRLDKDSKGFVFLTDDGGLAHRMLSPKKHLTKCYLVRLAEKYSEEYEKAFESGLAIDCGDVCMPARVCGVSHDDHFALVGLDEGKFHQVKRMFHALGNEVVSLFRVSIGGLVIKPDLAPGECLEILDNEIEKMLSEFDFSDVLKFVETSFYLLLTNNDL